One Paraburkholderia agricolaris genomic region harbors:
- a CDS encoding MFS transporter, with protein sequence MSAPPTAVVHEKNATVIETDLPSRLDRLPWGRFHSLIVVALGVTWLLDGLEVTLAGAVASALKSSPSLRFTNADVGLAGSAYIAGAVLGALGFGWLTDRLGRRKLFFITLALYLAATAATALSWNLASFLLFRFLTGAGIGGEYTAINSTIQEFTPARVRGWTDLGINGTFWVGAGLGAAGSLILLDPNLLPGDWGWRACFFIGAVLALAILPMRIWVPESPRWLLTHGDERDARSIVEGIEMRFRDEGHTLADDDLTRLKLRARGHTPLREVFHTLFNVHRRRALVGLSLMTAQAFFYNAIFFTYALVLTDFYGVPGDHIGWYLLPFALGNFLGPLVLGRLFDVIGRRKMIAATYALSGILLTVSGYLFEQQMLTVTTQTIAWMVVFFFASAAASSAYLTVSESFPLEIRALAIAVFYAFGTALGGIIGPAFFGRLIDTHQRSEVFSGYLVGSGLMLAAAVIAAVWGVDAERKSLESVAAPLSSVVDDAE encoded by the coding sequence ATGAGCGCGCCGCCTACCGCCGTTGTGCACGAGAAAAACGCCACCGTCATTGAAACGGACCTGCCCTCGCGGCTCGACCGCTTGCCGTGGGGACGCTTTCATTCGCTGATCGTTGTCGCGCTGGGCGTAACGTGGCTGCTGGACGGTCTCGAAGTCACGCTGGCCGGTGCGGTGGCGAGCGCGTTGAAGTCCAGTCCGTCGTTGCGCTTTACCAACGCCGACGTGGGTCTGGCCGGCAGCGCTTACATTGCCGGCGCCGTGCTCGGCGCACTCGGCTTCGGCTGGCTGACGGACCGGCTCGGCCGTCGCAAGCTGTTTTTCATCACGCTCGCGCTCTATCTGGCGGCCACCGCGGCGACCGCTTTGTCGTGGAATCTCGCCAGTTTCCTGCTGTTTCGCTTTCTCACCGGCGCGGGCATCGGCGGCGAATACACGGCGATCAATTCGACCATTCAGGAGTTCACACCGGCGCGGGTGCGCGGCTGGACGGATCTCGGCATCAACGGCACCTTCTGGGTCGGCGCGGGACTCGGCGCGGCAGGCTCATTGATCCTGCTCGATCCGAACCTGCTGCCGGGCGACTGGGGCTGGCGCGCCTGCTTCTTCATCGGCGCGGTGCTGGCGCTGGCGATTTTGCCGATGCGCATCTGGGTGCCTGAAAGTCCGCGCTGGTTGCTCACGCACGGCGATGAACGCGATGCGCGCTCGATCGTCGAGGGCATCGAAATGCGTTTTCGCGACGAAGGCCACACGCTTGCCGACGATGACCTCACACGCCTCAAGCTGCGAGCGCGCGGACATACGCCGCTGCGCGAGGTGTTTCACACACTGTTCAATGTGCACCGCCGACGCGCGCTAGTCGGCCTCTCGTTGATGACCGCGCAGGCGTTCTTCTACAACGCGATCTTTTTTACCTACGCACTGGTACTGACCGATTTCTACGGCGTGCCGGGCGACCATATCGGCTGGTATCTGTTGCCGTTCGCGCTCGGCAACTTCCTTGGGCCACTAGTGCTCGGCCGGCTCTTCGACGTAATCGGGCGACGCAAAATGATTGCTGCGACTTACGCACTGTCCGGCATCCTGCTGACGGTAAGCGGTTATCTGTTCGAGCAGCAGATGCTCACCGTCACGACCCAGACCATCGCGTGGATGGTAGTTTTCTTCTTCGCCTCGGCAGCGGCGAGCTCGGCGTATCTGACTGTCAGCGAATCGTTTCCGCTGGAAATCCGCGCGCTGGCGATCGCAGTGTTCTACGCGTTCGGCACGGCGCTGGGCGGCATCATCGGCCCGGCGTTCTTCGGCCGGCTGATCGACACGCATCAGCGCAGCGAAGTGTTTTCGGGCTATCTGGTCGGCTCAGGGCTGATGCTCGCCGCTGCGGTGATCGCCGCGGTCTGGGGCGTGGATGCGGAGCGCAAATCGCTCGAGAGCGTGGCGGCGCCGCTTTCGAGCGTCGTGGACGACGCGGAATGA
- a CDS encoding nitroreductase family protein yields MTNKPAPTAVAIHELIAGRWSPRAYSSEPVSREHLQSVLEAARWAPSSYNAQPWRFLVFDRSVDEVSFKQAFATLVPFNQGWNAPAPVLIAVTTHTLTNKGEANRCAAYDAGAAAMALVLQAHALGLAAHQMSGFDPNAFRTAFKLPTDVDVIAIISLGHYGDVDKLDPVLREREKSVRQRLPLAEIAYGGAWKKAF; encoded by the coding sequence ATGACCAACAAACCCGCCCCTACCGCAGTTGCCATTCACGAGTTGATTGCAGGTCGCTGGAGCCCGCGCGCGTATTCGAGCGAGCCGGTGAGCCGCGAGCATCTGCAGTCGGTGCTCGAAGCGGCACGCTGGGCGCCGTCTTCGTATAACGCACAACCGTGGCGTTTTCTCGTATTCGACCGCAGCGTCGATGAAGTCTCGTTCAAGCAGGCCTTTGCTACGCTGGTGCCGTTCAATCAGGGCTGGAATGCACCGGCGCCGGTGCTGATCGCGGTGACCACGCACACGCTCACCAACAAGGGCGAAGCGAATCGCTGCGCAGCGTACGACGCGGGTGCCGCGGCAATGGCACTGGTGTTGCAGGCACATGCGCTTGGCCTCGCCGCGCATCAGATGAGCGGCTTCGATCCGAACGCGTTCCGCACGGCATTCAAATTGCCGACCGACGTCGACGTGATCGCGATCATTTCGCTCGGCCACTACGGCGACGTCGACAAGCTCGACCCGGTGCTGCGCGAGCGCGAAAAATCGGTGCGTCAGCGTTTGCCGCTTGCCGAGATCGCTTATGGCGGTGCCTGGAAGAAGGCGTTCTGA
- a CDS encoding MFS transporter, translating to MNWAARLIGGRFHYGWLTVAVVFLVLLAAAGTRATPSVMMVPLEHQFGWSRATISLAISVNIALYGLMGPFAAAAMQRFGVRPTLLIALGTMAAGVALSSLMTHPWQMILIWGVMVGGSTGVAALSLSATVVTRWFTTHRGLVMGILTASSATGQLVFLPMLAAIAEHYGWRQVVWVVAGAAAVVLPLVAFLLPERPADMKLRPFGEPADAPISATVTKQNPLAIAFGTLAMASKTRDFWLLFFSFFICGASTNGYVGTHLIAMCGDYGMSEVQGASLLAAMGIFDLFGTTLSGWLSDRFNSRVLLFWYYGLRGLSLMYLPHAFGIDFFGLPLFAVFYGLDWIATVPPTVRLATDVFGKESAPVVFGWVVAGHQLGAAFAALGAGMLRASLGTYTVASMISGGLCLVAAVIVLRINRPAKVPEPQAV from the coding sequence ATGAACTGGGCAGCGAGACTGATTGGCGGACGTTTCCACTACGGCTGGTTGACCGTGGCGGTGGTGTTTCTGGTGTTGCTGGCGGCCGCGGGCACCCGCGCTACACCGAGCGTAATGATGGTGCCGCTGGAGCACCAATTCGGCTGGAGCCGCGCGACGATTTCGCTCGCGATCTCCGTGAATATTGCTCTCTATGGCCTGATGGGGCCGTTCGCGGCTGCGGCGATGCAGCGCTTCGGTGTGCGTCCCACATTGCTGATCGCGCTCGGCACGATGGCGGCGGGCGTGGCGTTGTCGTCGCTGATGACGCATCCGTGGCAGATGATCCTGATCTGGGGCGTGATGGTCGGCGGCTCGACCGGGGTGGCGGCGCTGTCCTTGTCGGCGACGGTGGTGACGCGCTGGTTCACTACGCATCGTGGTCTCGTAATGGGGATTCTCACCGCGAGTTCGGCGACCGGCCAACTGGTGTTCCTGCCGATGCTGGCGGCCATCGCCGAGCATTACGGGTGGCGTCAGGTGGTGTGGGTGGTGGCGGGCGCTGCGGCGGTCGTCTTGCCGCTGGTCGCGTTTCTGTTGCCGGAGCGGCCCGCTGATATGAAGCTGCGCCCATTTGGCGAACCGGCCGACGCGCCGATCTCCGCCACGGTGACAAAGCAGAATCCGCTGGCAATCGCCTTCGGCACACTCGCGATGGCGAGCAAGACGCGCGATTTCTGGCTGCTGTTCTTCAGCTTCTTTATCTGCGGCGCGAGCACCAATGGTTACGTCGGCACTCACCTGATCGCAATGTGCGGCGACTACGGCATGAGCGAAGTGCAGGGCGCATCCTTGCTCGCTGCCATGGGCATCTTCGATCTGTTCGGCACGACGCTGTCGGGCTGGCTATCGGATCGCTTCAATAGCCGCGTGTTGCTGTTCTGGTACTACGGTTTGCGCGGTTTGTCGCTGATGTACCTGCCGCACGCGTTCGGCATCGATTTCTTCGGCTTGCCGCTGTTCGCGGTGTTCTACGGGCTCGACTGGATCGCGACCGTGCCGCCCACCGTGCGTCTCGCGACCGATGTCTTCGGCAAGGAATCGGCGCCGGTCGTATTCGGCTGGGTGGTCGCCGGTCACCAACTGGGCGCGGCCTTCGCGGCGCTCGGCGCGGGCATGCTGCGCGCGAGCCTCGGCACGTACACGGTCGCATCGATGATTTCTGGCGGATTGTGCCTGGTGGCCGCCGTGATCGTGCTGCGGATCAACCGGCCGGCCAAGGTGCCGGAGCCGCAAGCGGTATGA
- a CDS encoding TetR/AcrR family transcriptional regulator: MSDSETSKPASARRARGTQTAGPEAQQHLLRAADELFYREGVRTVGVDAVVERAGVNKMSLYRQFSSKDDLVLAYLERKDEQFFGYVEKSFAKHPGEPAKQLQQYFDDLAVRASIDEYRGCPFVNVSVEFPDTAHPARQFVFRNKERLMARLLELSTEAGADDPVALANGLGLMIEGVYAASQTYGPGCGPILAAPKVAAQLIAAACGGSPAR, from the coding sequence ATGTCCGACAGTGAAACCTCCAAGCCGGCCAGCGCACGGCGAGCACGCGGCACGCAGACGGCCGGCCCGGAAGCGCAGCAGCATCTATTGCGCGCTGCGGACGAGTTGTTTTATCGCGAGGGAGTGCGCACGGTCGGCGTCGACGCGGTGGTGGAGCGCGCGGGCGTGAACAAGATGAGTCTGTACCGCCAGTTTTCGTCGAAGGACGACCTGGTGCTCGCGTATCTTGAGCGCAAGGATGAGCAGTTTTTCGGCTACGTGGAAAAGAGTTTTGCGAAGCATCCCGGTGAGCCGGCGAAGCAGCTTCAGCAATATTTCGACGACCTGGCGGTGCGTGCATCGATCGACGAGTACCGCGGCTGTCCTTTTGTGAATGTCTCGGTGGAGTTTCCTGACACGGCGCATCCGGCGCGGCAATTCGTGTTTCGCAACAAGGAGCGGTTGATGGCGCGGCTTCTGGAGCTAAGCACCGAAGCAGGCGCTGACGATCCTGTGGCGTTGGCCAACGGGCTGGGTTTGATGATCGAAGGCGTGTACGCGGCCAGCCAGACCTACGGCCCGGGCTGCGGGCCGATTCTTGCCGCCCCGAAGGTGGCGGCGCAGTTGATCGCCGCGGCGTGCGGCGGGTCGCCGGCGCGTTAA
- a CDS encoding DUF1415 domain-containing protein has protein sequence MSPPAESHDAVIAATRHWLTEAVIGLNLCPFAKAVHVKGQIRYAVSNAENMEGVLTDLEAEIQTLVAASPETVDTTLLVLPRALGDFLDYNDCLFFAERMIKQLRLEGIIQIASFHPHYQFEGSEPDDIENYTNRAPYPIFHLLREDSIERAVQAFPDPEAIYERNQETLRRIGLKGWNNLMKM, from the coding sequence ATGTCGCCGCCTGCCGAATCTCATGACGCCGTTATCGCCGCCACTCGTCATTGGCTGACAGAGGCTGTGATCGGGCTCAATCTGTGTCCTTTTGCCAAAGCCGTGCACGTGAAAGGCCAGATTCGCTATGCCGTGAGCAACGCTGAGAATATGGAAGGCGTTTTAACCGATCTCGAAGCCGAGATTCAGACGCTGGTCGCGGCGAGCCCTGAAACGGTGGATACCACGCTACTGGTTTTACCGCGGGCGCTCGGCGATTTTCTCGACTATAACGACTGCCTGTTCTTTGCCGAAAGAATGATCAAGCAACTTCGGCTGGAAGGCATTATCCAGATTGCGAGCTTTCACCCGCATTATCAATTTGAAGGGAGTGAGCCCGACGATATTGAGAATTATACGAATCGGGCGCCTTATCCGATTTTTCACCTGCTTCGCGAGGACAGCATTGAACGCGCAGTGCAGGCGTTTCCCGATCCGGAAGCGATTTATGAACGGAATCAGGAGACGCTTCGGCGAATCGGTCTTAAAGGCTGGAATAATCTGATGAAAATGTAG
- a CDS encoding class I SAM-dependent methyltransferase produces MSSKTHEIRPNQSVELLKELHILTRDGKMNQDSRRKLKQVYHLFQFIEPLLKDLKDQQGAVTLVDHGAGKSYLGFILYDLFFKEFQDAAGGASHIYGIETREELVTKSEELAARLGFKGMSFLNLSVAESITSERLPAQIDIVTALHACNTATDDALRFALEKRAKYIVVVPCCQAEVAGVLRQNKGKSLGNALTEIWRHPLHTREFGSQITNVLRCLQLEAHGYQVSVTELVGWEHSMKNELIIAQFKDLPRRRPAERLNEVMETLGIEELKERFFVAA; encoded by the coding sequence ATGTCCAGCAAAACCCACGAAATCCGTCCGAACCAATCCGTCGAGTTGCTCAAGGAGCTTCATATCCTGACGCGCGACGGCAAGATGAACCAGGACAGCCGCCGCAAGCTGAAACAGGTCTATCACCTGTTCCAGTTCATCGAGCCGCTGCTGAAAGACCTCAAGGATCAGCAAGGCGCGGTGACGCTCGTCGACCACGGCGCGGGCAAGTCATATCTAGGTTTTATCCTGTATGACCTTTTCTTCAAGGAGTTTCAGGATGCCGCGGGTGGTGCGTCGCACATTTACGGCATTGAGACGCGCGAGGAACTCGTGACGAAATCCGAGGAACTGGCGGCCCGGCTGGGCTTCAAGGGGATGTCGTTTCTGAATTTGTCGGTGGCGGAGTCGATTACGTCGGAGCGTTTGCCGGCGCAAATCGATATCGTGACGGCGCTGCATGCATGCAATACCGCGACCGACGACGCGCTCCGCTTTGCGCTGGAAAAGCGCGCGAAATACATCGTGGTGGTGCCGTGTTGCCAGGCCGAAGTGGCGGGCGTTTTACGGCAGAACAAGGGTAAATCGCTGGGCAATGCCTTGACCGAGATCTGGCGGCATCCGTTGCATACCCGGGAATTTGGCAGTCAGATTACTAACGTATTGCGCTGCTTGCAGCTCGAAGCGCACGGTTATCAGGTGAGCGTGACCGAGTTGGTCGGGTGGGAGCATTCCATGAAGAATGAACTGATTATTGCCCAGTTCAAGGATCTGCCGAGGCGCCGGCCGGCCGAGCGGCTCAATGAAGTAATGGAAACGCTCGGGATCGAAGAGCTGAAAGAAAGGTTTTTTGTCGCCGCCTGA
- a CDS encoding DUF1059 domain-containing protein produces the protein MTRKYIDCREFPSEMNCTVALSADSESELLDAAVQHAVTVHKHADSPELRSQLKTLFHDGTPPVEAPRA, from the coding sequence ATGACTCGCAAATATATCGACTGTCGCGAGTTTCCGAGCGAAATGAATTGCACGGTTGCCCTGTCCGCCGACAGCGAGAGCGAACTGCTCGACGCGGCCGTGCAGCATGCCGTCACGGTGCACAAACATGCGGACTCGCCGGAACTGCGCTCGCAACTCAAGACGCTATTTCATGACGGCACGCCGCCAGTCGAGGCCCCGCGTGCGTAA
- a CDS encoding TIGR03862 family flavoprotein, translating into MSSSLDSARVAVIGGGPAGLMAAEALALHGVQVDVYDAMPSVGRKFLMAGKGGMNITHSEPLAPFLGRYGARREQIAPLLDAFGPDALRAWLHGLGIETFVGSSGRVFPTDMKAAPMLRAWLHRLREAGVRFHMRHKWTGWDGDGGDNAAAHTLRFATPDGEQHASYDAVVFALGGASWPRLGSDAAWVPLLSTREVPVAPLQPANCGFDADWSPYLRERFAGQPVKSVAITLTDVDNKVHNRQGEILLTETGLEGSLIYALSAIIRERILADGDVTISLDLAPGLTLERVVAEVTRPRGSRSMSTHLHGRIGISGVKLALLHEILSKEAFADAHGLAHAIKALPIRLIRARPIAEAISTAGGVSFEALDKHLMIERLPGAFCAGEMLDWEAPTGGYLLTACFASGLVAGRGALAYLAARGVSV; encoded by the coding sequence ATGTCATCCTCCCTCGATTCCGCCCGCGTTGCCGTGATCGGCGGCGGCCCCGCCGGCTTGATGGCCGCTGAGGCGCTTGCCCTGCACGGCGTGCAGGTCGACGTCTACGACGCGATGCCGTCGGTTGGCCGCAAATTCCTGATGGCGGGCAAAGGCGGCATGAATATCACGCATTCGGAGCCACTCGCACCGTTTCTTGGCCGCTACGGCGCGCGTCGTGAACAGATCGCGCCGCTGCTCGACGCGTTCGGTCCCGACGCTTTGCGGGCATGGCTGCATGGACTTGGCATCGAGACGTTCGTCGGCAGTTCGGGACGGGTTTTTCCAACCGACATGAAAGCGGCGCCGATGTTGCGTGCGTGGTTGCATCGCTTGCGGGAAGCCGGCGTGCGCTTCCATATGCGCCACAAGTGGACCGGCTGGGACGGCGATGGCGGTGACAACGCCGCCGCCCACACCCTTCGCTTCGCCACGCCCGACGGTGAGCAACACGCGAGCTATGACGCCGTGGTGTTCGCGCTCGGCGGCGCAAGCTGGCCGCGGCTCGGATCGGACGCCGCCTGGGTGCCGCTACTGAGCACGCGCGAGGTGCCGGTGGCGCCATTACAGCCGGCGAACTGCGGCTTCGATGCGGACTGGAGCCCCTATCTGCGCGAACGTTTCGCCGGTCAGCCAGTGAAATCCGTGGCCATCACACTCACCGACGTAGACAATAAAGTCCACAATCGACAAGGTGAAATACTTCTGACCGAAACCGGCCTCGAAGGGAGTCTGATTTATGCGCTGTCGGCCATTATCCGGGAGCGAATTCTCGCCGACGGCGATGTCACGATTTCGCTGGATCTGGCGCCAGGCTTGACGTTGGAGCGTGTTGTGGCCGAAGTCACGCGACCGCGCGGCTCGCGTTCCATGTCCACTCACCTGCACGGCAGAATCGGTATAAGTGGCGTAAAACTGGCCTTGCTGCACGAGATTCTGTCGAAGGAAGCGTTCGCCGATGCACATGGCCTCGCGCATGCGATCAAGGCGCTTCCGATCCGGCTCATTCGCGCCCGGCCTATCGCGGAAGCGATCAGCACAGCCGGCGGTGTTTCATTTGAAGCGCTAGACAAGCATCTGATGATCGAGCGTCTGCCCGGCGCGTTTTGCGCAGGTGAAATGCTCGACTGGGAAGCGCCGACCGGCGGTTATCTGCTCACCGCCTGCTTCGCCAGCGGGCTTGTGGCCGGACGCGGCGCATTAGCGTATCTCGCGGCGCGCGGCGTATCGGTCTGA
- a CDS encoding methyltransferase, which produces MTSPATISWPEADGPRSARWRSEAAVPPPRRVVVADDRTTADSAYRLACEGTALLWNGDFQNARQLLQAVTRRLERKPRKQGETPIDAFNLHRQAQSQRARTLGMILIPLDAAYGIPLRRAPEVQQACIETYGPSSDEPSVVSLRELLGLIGAHEWRKKGVEIPALGERIHPHYGVFSPVRGEYVDLVARTPLPSLNKAFDIGTGTGVLAALLAKRGVKKIVATDQDPRALACARENLTRLGYDQQVEIVQADLFPEGRAPLVVCNPPWVPARPASPIEYAIYDAESRMLLGFLNGLAEHLSPGGEGWLIMSDFAEHLGLRTREWLLAAIETAGLTVVGREDIRPRHPKSTDETDALHTARVAEVTSLWRLKAR; this is translated from the coding sequence ATGACCAGCCCCGCAACCATCTCCTGGCCCGAAGCCGACGGCCCCCGCTCCGCGCGTTGGCGCTCCGAAGCCGCGGTGCCACCGCCCAGGCGCGTCGTCGTCGCGGACGACCGCACGACCGCCGACTCGGCCTATCGGCTCGCGTGCGAAGGCACGGCGTTGCTGTGGAACGGCGACTTTCAGAACGCCCGCCAACTGCTGCAGGCGGTCACGCGCCGGCTGGAACGCAAACCGCGCAAGCAGGGCGAAACGCCGATCGACGCGTTCAACCTGCATCGTCAGGCACAGTCGCAACGTGCCCGCACGCTCGGCATGATTCTGATCCCGCTCGACGCCGCTTACGGCATTCCGCTGCGCCGCGCGCCTGAAGTGCAGCAGGCCTGCATCGAAACCTACGGGCCCTCGAGCGACGAACCCTCGGTCGTGTCGCTGCGCGAATTGCTCGGCCTGATCGGTGCGCATGAATGGCGCAAGAAGGGTGTCGAAATCCCGGCGCTCGGCGAGCGCATTCATCCGCACTACGGCGTGTTTTCGCCGGTGCGCGGTGAGTATGTGGATCTGGTTGCGCGCACACCGTTGCCGTCGCTGAACAAGGCATTCGATATCGGCACTGGCACGGGCGTACTGGCCGCGCTGCTCGCCAAACGCGGGGTGAAGAAAATCGTTGCGACCGATCAGGACCCGCGAGCGCTTGCGTGCGCGCGCGAGAACCTCACGCGGCTTGGCTACGATCAGCAAGTGGAGATCGTGCAGGCCGATCTGTTTCCGGAAGGCCGCGCACCGCTGGTGGTCTGCAATCCGCCGTGGGTGCCGGCGCGACCCGCATCGCCGATTGAATACGCAATCTACGATGCGGAAAGCCGCATGTTGCTCGGCTTTCTGAACGGCTTGGCGGAGCACTTGTCGCCGGGTGGGGAAGGCTGGCTGATCATGTCGGATTTCGCCGAGCATCTCGGTTTGCGTACTCGCGAGTGGCTGCTTGCCGCGATCGAAACGGCCGGCCTGACTGTGGTCGGTCGCGAGGATATTCGTCCGCGGCACCCGAAGTCGACCGACGAAACCGACGCGCTGCACACGGCGCGTGTGGCTGAAGTGACGTCGCTCTGGCGTCTGAAGGCACGCTAA
- a CDS encoding ClpXP protease specificity-enhancing factor, whose product MQEISTKPYLLRALYEWCTDNGYTPHIAVRVDNQTRVPRQFVRDNEIVLNISFEATSQLQMGNEWIEFSARFSGKSHKIEVPITNILAIYARENGQGMAFPVESAGGEAQDSGADAELADEPESPAAPVNAGPRAVETSTSAADADAARTDGATGDPQPDDDGSKGGGRARLKIVK is encoded by the coding sequence ATGCAAGAGATTTCCACCAAACCGTATCTGCTGCGCGCGCTGTACGAGTGGTGCACGGATAACGGCTATACGCCGCATATCGCGGTCCGGGTCGACAATCAGACGCGCGTGCCGCGTCAGTTTGTGCGTGACAACGAGATCGTGTTGAACATCAGCTTCGAGGCGACCAGCCAGTTGCAGATGGGCAACGAATGGATCGAGTTCAGCGCGCGCTTCTCCGGCAAGTCGCACAAGATCGAAGTGCCGATCACGAATATTCTTGCGATCTACGCACGCGAAAATGGCCAGGGCATGGCGTTCCCGGTCGAATCGGCAGGCGGCGAAGCGCAGGATTCCGGCGCCGATGCGGAACTGGCGGACGAACCCGAATCGCCGGCTGCGCCCGTCAACGCGGGGCCGCGCGCGGTTGAAACGTCGACCTCTGCCGCCGATGCCGATGCCGCGAGGACGGATGGCGCGACCGGCGATCCGCAGCCTGACGATGACGGCTCGAAAGGTGGCGGAAGGGCTCGCCTCAAGATCGTGAAATGA